The region CTGTGCTGTAACTGATACATGGGCTGAAAATACGCAAATGATTGTTAATGTTTGGTTATTTCAATCACGAGTAGTTACCATGGCGATGGTAGGGTGTCCCACAACTGTCACGGCAAAATAGAATTCTTAACAACAAATTCAAATTACTAACGTCAAACTACAAATGATAATGGCAAAAATGAAACCAACCAAGACCAAGTGAAAGGTTCATCACGGCAAAAACAATaaaccatattcgtattctcggtattggactggaactagcttgcaatggaggctaatgcgggggaatatattagaaagtatttgcatttgaaaagattcccccgcattagagAATAGGTGGGAAAAATTTGAAGGTCTACTTTTCCTaaagcaatttttaaaatttttttgttcCTGCATTCTCTTTTCGTTACCCATTGAGGAGCCCAATTAAGGATGTTCCATGGTAGGCGTCAGGGAAAGGACCCTATCACTGTCCGCATCGACAAATTTCTCTCTCGTCAGTGTGTAAAAGCGTGAATAGAGCAGCCTTGTAATCTATCTAATTTTCAAAGTAAGGGCATCTTCgttttaacaataaaaaaaatttcagtTTATAAGCCCATCCAAGTATAAGCTCCctacttcccccccccccccccccccctcggtGTTTATACGTGTCAGGCGTCAGGGAAAGAAGGACCCTATCACTGTCCGCATCGACAAATTTCTCGCGCGTCAGTTTAAAAGTGTGATTATAGCAGCCTTGTAATCTATCTAATTTTCAAACTAAGGGCATCttctttttaacaataaaagaaatttgCGTTTATAAGCCCATCCATGTATAagcccccaccccacccccccccccctccacccccgCCCGATTTATACCTGGaaattgccctcaaatacaaaataaaagaaCTCTAAACGGTACTGTAACACCGGCACACTAGTTTGTTGTTCAAATTTCCCTTTAGTTAACTCTTCATTCTTGACTTGAATTTCTTCGAGCCATAGAAAgagtacatgtaatttttttcatgtggACGGTGTaccgtactttgttattgatgTTACGTTTGAACTAAAAGTAAAAGTTATGATTGAATTTGCGGTTGTTTCAAGTTTTAGAAATACGTACGTCCTCACGGTGAGTTGCAGTAATTGGATGCTGTGCAAATTCCTGACATATATGAGTTTACTTTCAACTGTAAGCTAGCCCAAACAACTTTGAGACGCAAATTTCCCTCTTATCTAAATTTGTAACGgaaactcccccccccccccctgtatAAGCCCCGCCTAAGCTAAGCATCTCAAaaagggcctttgaaaaatataaggCGAAAAATATATTGgtgcttattttcggaatttaaCGGTAATACGTCGTTGAGGGAACTTACCGACTTTATGTAAATGAAAGGAGGAAAACCTAATCAGGTAGGATATCAGGAACTTAATAGTTTACGGCAATTTACCATGGATCACCCTTTACTATGCCTTAACAGTATCACCGAACTAGTGCAAATCCTGCTTTTTaattggctatgctactagaggaTTATGAGTAATAGCAATCCATGTTTGTGGTAACAGTCCTCGAGTACCGagaagcgtgacgctttctttcgtttttttttttttctaaataattATTTCCTTGACTTGCATTTGCCaactttattattgctttttctgtccgactagttgtaTGACTGCTAAAACTGATAGACCCTTCGCTTTAAGGACCACGGGTCCGCCTCATGATCCTAGCGGGCTAAGTAGTCTGACAATTTCGTAAACATTTACTGGGTAGTTTGGCAAGCCACGTTGAGACTGACAAAGCGACGAAAACTGCGTGGGGTACAGTAACAAAAACGCGCCGGCTATCTGCGAGACTGCTCTATTTGTATGAGACTTTAAAGATACATATTTCATGTACCATCTTTGCACATTTTAAATCTCGACATTACTCTGACGTCATAAAATGATACTGTTCAAGGAGGGGCAGTGCCCCCTCGATAAGGTGAAAGGGTAAATGCGCACACGTGAAGCCTAACACGGCCGGAGCTTAACTCGGTTTCAGTGTAGTATAGTTCCACGCACTCAACAGGAAAAAAACTGGTTCCACATTGTACTGTGAAATGAAACAGTTGTAATAGTGGTTTGACGTCGCACGGTTGTTGGTATGTCTGCCAAAATAACGGGCCTTTTGGGCAAACTGATAAGGTTGTGCTAAAATTCTCGAAAATCGTTCCCGGAATAAATATCCTGTTCCAATGAGTTTCTTACCTTCTCGAAACCTCCCTAGTTTCGATTTTCTTTCTTTCGGGCAaaatattacaaacaaattaattttgaaagtcagttgaaaacttttttatttaggCCCGCGTTTTGTTTTAACGTTTAAAATGAAGGGAGCTGCCCAATTTTCTGATTTGGCGCcctaattgtaattattatcaAAAGTTGAATCGTCTCATTTAAAttaggaaaaagaaaacaaaggtgTGTTATGGGTGACTGAAACGCAATCATGCGTGTTCGTTGCACCTTAAACTACATATTCGTAATATATGCAGTTTTGAGAAATTTTCGGTGTAGCTGTGATCTCTTGGGAATGCTAAAAAGTGATATCAAATCCAACGCTAACAAGGGTAGGACATAAAAAACAGCGAAGGGAAAGAAATATGAATTTAAACGAACTCATCGATCTTGAAAGAGGTCCTCGAGTGGCCTTGATTCAGTGGCTTCAAAGACGCTATTTAATTGCTGATCCTCTGAATTGTGCCCAGTGCAACCAAGGCATGGAATTAACAACAAGAAGCCAAGACCACGTGGATGGATTTCTTTGGTGAGAAAAGCGATTTGCTAAGATTATTTTTCTACAATGAATCTTTGAAATATTGTAATGGAATAGTATTGAGTTGTAAAGCTCTTTCGCCAAACTAATACCTTTTTAATGGCCGAAGAAGCTCTTTCCTTTCAAAAAAATCGTATAAGCATCCATATTTATGAGAGAATACAGTTTGTTCCGCCACAGAGTCGATCCGCCCCACAGCATTCTGACAACCCTTACATGATAGCTaacaaaccctaaccctaatttgtAATCAGAAAAATGAGTGTTTGGACCTATTCATTAAAGTAGCTGCATAGACTTAATCATTAAAATGAGTGCTAAACACAATAATACGTGGGGCGGATCGACGCTGGGTCGGAACGATCGGTTACCCGGTTACCCGGCGCCGTCCcacaaaggaaaaattttgTGAAAGAATAAGGAAAACAGAACCTAAATGAAAAAGCTCTTGCCAACAATTTATTCTGTGAAGTCTTTATGAAGTCATGCCGCTAGTGAGGTTTGCACGTTTAACGAGACATGCTTTAATTTTTCGCGAATTATGAAGAAACTGGGACAGTACCACCTGTTTATGTTTTCGCCCATCAGTAGGTAGTTTCCTTTTAGCGTCCGTTCCATTGAAAATATCTTTccaacagtaataataatgaaataacGCAATTCGTGACTCCGTGtcggcttaactgcagaataccctgtcACCTCGAAGCTATAACCTAAATTGGGTGGATACGCGAATACGCAATGGAAACACTGAGCTTAGTGGATCCGCGGATACTTGGATACGTGGATGTGATACATGAAAACTGCCAACGTTATCTAACATATGACTGGTCGTAATATTATGCACAATTCAACTAGGTTACCGACAATAGCAAGCTACAAGGTTTATTACCGGTCGTAATGAACCTTCAAAGCATTTAACCTAGACGAAGAACGTGTTTAAACATCCCGATCGTAGTGCTATGCAAAATTCTACTAAATTCCAAGAAAAGGATACTACAGATGTTTAATATTCTTTAAGCGATTCACCGAGACAAGCATGCTGGACATGtggtatacctcgttctttttttATCTAGTACACTGACTTGCATTAGACGATTTATATCGAGAAGGTAAACAATAGAAAATTGTATAGCGCGTGATCAAGGAACCAAATCAACCAAAGCATACGCTATCAATAGGAAAGTACTTTATTAATGGTTGAACGTGAGTATTTATAATCAATATATAAATAATCACAAGAATGTCCATCGCTTAACACAACTCAATGTACCTTGTTCGTGCTGATGAGATCATAGAATGTTTTTTTGTGCAAAAAACTCAACGGTTTCTGCCCCATTTCTTTGATTAAATAATGGCTCGCCCTAGAGCGAGTTTccaatgagtgtcgtaaaaccaaaaccaaagtttttactttgaccaataaaaaaaggactgagacaatccgacaaaccaatcaaaactcgaagtaattacacgtagccgacacaaagtgcgggaaaatgtgcatgtgcgagccacgattggttttggtttcacgtttgattggttgaaaaaatggcgcgagaactttgcaCCAATCACtgaaagtaattatctaattactttcgacgctcaattgaaaaccgctctaatgcgCACGTTACTCTAATTTGTAAACCCGTGCAACATCTCGCAAAAAGTCGTGAAAACAAATCTTTTCCACGGTTTACGTATCGCTAAATAAAGTCTCCTAAGTAAGAAGAGTGATGTTCCTTTTTTCTACCGTGTGTAGCAAGATGCACTTTTATCTGCATCCAATGTCAATCGTAAGTGCTTGTTTCACTGATTACTAGTTCTAAGCACTCTTGAAAATGTTAGCTTGCGCTTTATGGTTTGGTTGACTACGCTTTTTAGGAGATCGTGAGAAGAACATAGTACTCGTTTAGACATTAAGCCTAAgtgcttgtttcagtgattaggcataatcactcttttaaaattttacctttcattttacggttcggttaactcaGAGTTTTTTAACTcttacgagatcgtgtgaagaatatcgcactcgtttactgattaaacctaagcgctcgtttcagtcattagacctaagcactcttttaaaatcttaGCTTTTATTTGACGCTTCTGTTAACTACACTAGATCAGAATATACTTAGAAGATTACTAGGGAACGGGTGGTCTTCtggactgcgtatccgcgtatccgcgtatccccGTATCCACTTCAATAAGTGGGGAAGGGTGGTTTTTTGGACTGTGTATCCGCGTATAGGGGTGCAGCCTAAATATGGCaaggtattctgcagttacctTTGAATCAAAACCATGAAGAAACCATGTAATGCTTACTAATTCGGGCtctttaaaaattaacaaacacCAAAGAGGAAGACGTTGACTTTAAAGGTCCTTGTTTCTCAAAGGACACATTAATGCGTATCTCGTTTTGTACGGAATTCTATTGGAAAAACGCTGTaacttctttttgtgttttctcAAAGGAGATGTAGTGGTTGcaggaaaagaagaagcctGAGAGCCAATAGCTTCTTTCAGGAATTCCCGAAGGTGTCTCTGTCATCATTAATGAAGGTCATATTTTACTTCACGCAAGATGATCCCCAAAAACGAATTGCACAAGCTCTGAACTTGAACCAGAGTGTGGTGTCAGCGATCTGTCGCCGGCTGCAAGATGTTTGTTCCGTAGACGTGCAGAATAGGCCATTCATACCGTTTGGTGGCCCTGGTGCTGTGGTAAAGTGCGATGAAAGTAAATTCAACCACAAGCcaaaggtatatatatatatatatatatatatatatatatatatatatatatatatatatatatatatatagatatagatatagatatagatagatagatagatagatagatagatagatagatagatagatagatagatatagatagatagatagatagatagatagatagatatatagaAGCATTTACATGACGTGCTACTTGTATCTGCGTActgataacaaacaaaaaatttctttttcgcTTCCTTTTCAGTACAATAGAGGGAGGAGAGCTAGGCAGGACTCATGGGTGTTCGGAATCGTGACAACAGAGTACACACCATCAAGAGGGTATTTTCAAGTTGTTGAAAGAAGGGACGCGGGCACTCTTCTTCCCTTAATTCAGAGATGCATTCTCCCGGGGACAGAGGTTCACACTGACGACTGGGCAGCATATAGGAGATTAAATACGCTACCAAATGTCGCTGCACATCGGGTGGTCGTTCATGCTCGTTATTTCGTGGATCCACGCACTGGTGTTCACACTCAAGAAATAGAATCAAGTTGGAGTAATCTTAAACTTGGACAAAAGAGGAGGAAAGGCCTGCGAAAGGAAGACCTTCAGGTCTATCTCGACGAAAGAATGTGGCGGCAATGGAGAGGAGGTGGCCCGGATGTCATCATGCGTAACTTTTTTGCGACCTTACAACTGCACTTTCCAGTGGATACTCCAGTACCGTAACGCTAAGCCTTCTtgtatttttcgtttttattacctttttcttTACAACGTATGGATGAATTATTCTGCCCCAGGTCCAATCTAGTCGCATCTTCAAGATTATCTTGGGCAATATAAtttttgcaaattagcccttgttgtctcgttcttaagctgaaaattcaaaagaattgaaagaggcaacaagggctaatttgcaagcgaaaaaaaaaagtgctaaaatggtggccattttggaataaggtgtattgcgCCCGTGAACGATTAACCAGGGCTGATTAAATTGCTATTAGTTACAAATTGAGCGGGGGGACGTTAGAAGTAATAACACGTAATTCGTTTTTTATCGACCTGTTTTGTGCGGAGCTGACAATTACTAGTAATTTAAATAATACAAATTATGAAGTGAAGTATTAGAAGAAAGTTAAGAAACTTAAATTAATTCTTATCCTATTGTTGCCACGAAACTGTGCAATTGACATAGCAGTAAaaagaacaaattcaaaatgaacaattttattTGCTGAGTTTTCACTTGGGAAACTAATTCGTTACAACTTAAATGAAAGAGGAAGCTAAGAGCAAAAAATCAAACGCCTTATACAGTCAAATCTGTATTAAGCGGTCACACTCGGTATGACACTCGGGGAATGGCTAACTAACCGCTTAATACAGGGTGACCGCCTAATCCAGGTTGCAAGAAATACACGCGAGAGCGAGGGACTGATCCCGCGAGAGTTTTCAGTACACGCGCGCTTGGTCGCATTTTTTGCAGGTTGTCTGCCCCATAAAGGCTACATTTTATTTCTAGGAACACTTGAGTGTTTCACTGATTCCCCCCTTATTTATTTTGATGAATGAAAAAGGATTGGCTGGAGTATCGAAACGTCTGAAACATCGGGTCTAGGTCGCATAGGTTTCTATGCGAATTTTAAACTCATTTTGTAAcctagttttaaaaaaaatagcgGAAAAGTAAACGAAAAGTGAGGATAGGTTATCCCAGAGCTGGCCGACCTTGACTCTTTAAGTGTGTATGTGTACGAAAATGTCCAACAAGAACCCTGACTCCTTTCTTTAATGGAGTGGCTTGCAATAGAAGTACATGTGTGGGTCTTTACATTTACTTTTATATATTTGGGAGGGTAAGGGACAGGAGTCAAGATCTTTTCAAGTGCACTGTGGTTTTGTTCCTTGCTTCAAATCCTGAAAcctttttcccttttccaaCTCCTGCCATTGACAGTTCTTTGTTTGCTTCTAGTCCGTGGTTTTCATTTAGGATCTAGTTCAAACTACATTTTAGTCTCTACCATTGAAAGAACATTTGgccatgtttttcaaaaaaaaaatattgttttctggaaaaaaatgttaagcggaaattattatcatttaatAATAGTTTCTAAAGAGACTTGCATAATCACAGCAACAAATGAAAAGGCAGACATGTTCGGAGtgcaatgggatttgaacccatgatctcTTTTATGGAGATTCGGACCGTtaatttgtgggacgagatcgctgcaagtcaccagcctttcttctcttcatGAGTGGAAATTGGTGTTGGACAAAACACCGAcccccccagtccatggactacccaaatggactaccctataAATACTATTTCAAAAGAGTACTGTTTGTCTATATGTAAGACACGTCTAAAACAGGGCTTACCTTagcctaaacacccattttaaacagtgttgatcaacagtatttaagtctaagcagccattttaaaaaggttcgCTTTCGATaatgttattgttgtgatggccgattacatcatgtaagtgaagtgaaaccgGCGCAGTTCTTGGATTTAGCTGCATGTCACCATGcgcacaaaaataaacaaggtatgTGCAATGAaagtatgattttttttataatcaattctgttctttcaatagtactcattcgaaatggtATTCTTAGGAGTTAGTCCATTTTAGGGTAgaccatggactgggggtcagtatTTTGTCCACAACCGGGGGAATAACAACTAAcggcatcgtaaaaattcgaatgccacaaacccgtctaaaacagacacaagtttgccctccgattgcacagaacacacgaggacaactgtatgtAGACGTAAGTGAACTTTCAGTTTCTACATTTTCAGCTCagcttctcagttattttagcatttataaacTCAAAGTTCATTTTCCCATAAAAactgagcttgggctgcctgtggtgtGATAACGACCagttaaagaaataattttatttcttgcgtTTCACCCTCTTTTGCTGGATTTCTTTTCAGTGAAATGTCTCTTACGCCTCGGAAAAAATTGagaacaaaaagacaaaagacaaaaaacagaGATAGTGAAAACGCTTAAAGGCAGCCGATTTCGGGCCCGATCTTTCATCCGCTGTGATGTTTGGTTTCGGAGTCCGTTTGTTTGCAAGGGAAGGGGGGGAAGCCTTCGTCCAATAAGGGGCTCGAGTGAGAATATCGGGCGCCGAGTGTTTTTCTTTATAAATCCACCTTCGGGGTACTACTTGAAACGGGGTCCACTTAACCCTTGCTAACATTACGGAGTCCGTTAGTTATTGTAGGATCCGGGTTTTGTATTGGGACTCTGTTTCTTTTGATCGGCCTCGGGTACTCAGGAACCCAATATGATCCGAGTTACCTGTCGAACTCGAGTAACAATCGCACTCGAAATGTCGAGCTCGACAATGACAACATCGAGCTCGATTTCGAACACTTAGTTATCGAGCTCGATTACCAAGCATTGCTGCTTATCGAGCTCGATGTTACCAATCGAGCTCTCCAAACACTCTTGATTGTCATACTGTCTTTATACCGATGATAGTGTAcataaaacattgaaaaaaccttttttcaaGACTTCACTCTACAGTCATCATAGGAAAAGGATTAAGTTTATTATATAACAAGAATATTCGAAAATTTTTGGAAACCCTCCAATTCCCACCAACTATATcaaagaaatgctaagacttatACTTAAAGAAAACTCTTTCCAATTCAACGGAAAGAACTATCTTCAAATTCACGGTACCGCTATGGGTACGAAAATGGCCGTTGCTTTCTCAAACATCTTCATGGCCTACATCGAGACAGAAATTCTTAGCAAAAGCGTCATAAAGCCACTGATTTGGgaacgatacattgacgacattttttccttgtgggatgtcagcaaacaggatatagacaagttcatcacacaagcaaactcacaccaccctacaataaaatttacggTTGAGATCTCGAACACTGAAGCCACATTTCTAGACACTGTtgtatacaaaggcaaacgttttcagTACACCCATTGTTCCTCCTGCCACCCACCAGGTGTCAAAAAAGGATTCGTGAAGGGCGAAGCCCTAAGACTCCTACGCACttactcttcaaaaacaacttttgaagagaacattaaCAAATTTAAATCACGTCTCCTTGCTAGAGGTTATCCGAAACGTCTGATTGAGACACTTCTATCGGACATTAAATTTACAGAAATGGAATCAgcgctgaaacaaaaaaatgaagaccCAAAGGATATCTTGCCCTTTGTGACACAGTATCATCCGGGAGTGCCACAccttaaaaaagttttattagaaaaatggcacttgatacaaaatcagccttctctacggcaaattttcaaagagccaccactcatatccttcaaacgaggaaaatctCTCAAGGACGTGCTTGTGAGAGCGAAACTTTAAAGGGgtcaaagaccaaaaaatacaatacaatagccTCATGTGAGAGTGTAACTTCAAAAACCGGAAATACGGTACAAAAATCTCTATTgttaaggagttgtgtaggcctgtcaatcctTGCTACCTACTActaaaattatatatattttttcaaatccATGCCACAGGTTTTGTTAGAATGTTCCCATTCTGTGGCGTtagaaatttgtgaaaaaaaaaaacggtaacCCGCTCATTTTTTAGGCATTTGctattttggtcacgtgatttaccaaatatggttgcgaGTTGAACCAGACGAAGAAATGTTACATCGAACGCACTTTGAAAAACAGGATAACTGTACTGTACTGTGTTTCAGGGACTACTTGCAGAGGTCTATAGCAACGGTCCGGCAGTTAAGAGTTCCTTCGTTATTTATTGTTCCATTTACTTTTATTCATTCAATTAGTCAAACGTTTGCAAAGGGAGATCGTTCACAATTTTTGATAGTTTGATGGTAGATAATAACACTTGTCAACAGAAACAACATTCACATTGtaaaattatgataataataacacagTGGATCGGATACTACCACTCAGTTAATGATTATCGgaatgcagtattaaaaatatttttaaaaactcgaagGTAGCATACACTACCCTTCAAGCA is a window of Montipora foliosa isolate CH-2021 chromosome 5, ASM3666993v2, whole genome shotgun sequence DNA encoding:
- the LOC138002678 gene encoding uncharacterized protein produces the protein MNLNELIDLERGPRVALIQWLQRRYLIADPLNCAQCNQGMELTTRSQDHVDGFLWRCSGCRKRRSLRANSFFQEFPKVSLSSLMKVIFYFTQDDPQKRIAQALNLNQSVVSAICRRLQDVCSVDVQNRPFIPFGGPGAVVKCDESKFNHKPKYNRGRRARQDSWVFGIVTTEYTPSRGYFQVVERRDAGTLLPLIQRCILPGTEVHTDDWAAYRRLNTLPNVAAHRVVVHARYFVDPRTGVHTQEIESSWSNLKLGQKRRKGLRKEDLQVYLDERMWRQWRGGGPDVIMRNFFATLQLHFPVDTPVP